Genomic window (Cardiocondyla obscurior isolate alpha-2009 linkage group LG06, Cobs3.1, whole genome shotgun sequence):
ttCTGCATATTCGTGcacaaaaaagagaaaaaaaagaaattagaatcATAAACTTTCgctacttaatttttttaaattctgctATAGTATTTTGTATCGTGAATTTAGAAAACCAAGTAATGTGCACCTGGCTTGCGAATGGTTGTTGACGCTTTTGCACGATTGATTGCTTTTAAGTCGAGTTCAATGTCTTTCTCGTCCAATATATAATTCAGTTGTGCAGGAGGTGGTTTTCGTCGCTTTTCCACTTTTTCAGGTACTGGATCATTGGGACGCCTGCGTAATTTTCTCGTCATTACAGGTTTCACCTAATTAAAAAACGAGATTAATGTTAATAAGAAGTACAtgtgaattatttaaacaaagtCACAATGAAATACCTCCATAGAATCACCAGTAAGTTCCATCGTATGACGATCTGACTCAATCATTTTTCGCTTTTCTTCCATATCAGTAAGTAGATTTTCTTTAAgatcaatctttttttcttcaaattctTTTGCTGCTGCTTTCTTCTCTAATATATAATCACGTTCAACCCATTCAGTTAAATaatctcgataaattatatttagtcTCAGTCTGTCAAAAACAACAtctctaaatataaattctatacaaataatatcaataataaaaaagcaattaCCGTTCTTTATATTGTGCTTCCAATCGTTTCAATTTACGATTGTACTCGGGATGGGTGCCTTCCTTTAATTGTTGCAGTTGCTTTTTTAAACTGGCTAATTTATCCTGATacattctaaaaaattaaatactgcAGTATAATTTCCATTGCTAAAGCTATAAATATGTAACTTTGTCGACTTACTGttctttaatttctgtatACTCTTCAGATTTTCCCATGTCCGTCTCGCTCGCCTCCtcagtatctaaaatattttcgttgattttgataatttttacaagtatttcttaatttgtcgtttaatataagtaacaaGGAAAgtataattgcaaaaaatataagggtaaatatatagtataacgcttagattttcttcaaattaaaaaaatatgtttatttcgATGTCTTTTAACTTTCCCGAGAAGGAAAATCGTCactcaattctttttttttattaaaaatttttttatgtgtagggaaacgttattattctattatttcctATTGTAAATAACGATTTTCTGCTTTATACGTATAGGAGAGAATAATGCACGCGCGGTATCTTTAAAGTCATAAAtgtgacatttttttatttaccgacattaaaaaatttttttataaaagaaaaaagaattgagcAACGATTTTCTTTCTCAGGAAAGTTTAAAGACATTAAAACACATTTTCcaaatttgaagaaaatgcaAAGTGGGGGCGTTACactatatatttatcaatataaGTAAAAAGCTACGCGGAAAAAGTACTCATCTTCCAGAACAATATAATTTCCTTTTATCATTACCTTCGTCACTTTCATCTTGATCGTCAGCGTCCCTGTCCTCCTCCAGATACTCCTCGTTGTCTTCGTCAAGGTCATAATCGTCCTGACGATCGTATATTGTGGAAATTGTATACTGCTCGTGATACGACATCCTCACTCATATCTATGTAATAATCC
Coding sequences:
- the LOC139103515 gene encoding sin3 histone deacetylase corepressor complex component SDS3 isoform X1 → MSYHEQYTISTIYDRQDDYDLDEDNEEYLEEDRDADDQDESDEDTEEASETDMGKSEEYTEIKEQMYQDKLASLKKQLQQLKEGTHPEYNRKLKRLEAQYKERLRLNIIYRDYLTEWVERDYILEKKAAAKEFEEKKIDLKENLLTDMEEKRKMIESDRHTMELTGDSMEVKPVMTRKLRRRPNDPVPEKVEKRRKPPPAQLNYILDEKDIELDLKAINRAKASTTIRKPVVLPHYNAVNIPSQHISQPSETPLVETRIEDGKLLYERRWFHRGQPVYVEGKDLNRFAANISAIGIEAIWVKKVSDGSKVRIYTSQLSRGKISIKRRAS
- the LOC139103515 gene encoding sin3 histone deacetylase corepressor complex component SDS3 isoform X2, with translation MSYHEQYTISTIYDRQDDYDLDEDNEEYLEEDRDADDQDESDEDTEEASETDMGKSEEYTEIKEQMYQDKLASLKKQLQQLKEGTHPEYNRKLKRLEAQYKERLRLNIIYRDYLTEWVERDYILEKKAAAKEFEEKKIDLKENLLTDMEEKRKMIESDRHTMELTGDSMEVKPVMTRKLRRRPNDPVPEKVEKRRKPPPAQLNYILDEKDIELDLKAINRAKASTTIRKPVLPHYNAVNIPSQHISQPSETPLVETRIEDGKLLYERRWFHRGQPVYVEGKDLNRFAANISAIGIEAIWVKKVSDGSKVRIYTSQLSRGKISIKRRAS